CGTCGATCTGGCCGGGCGCGTCCTCGACCTGAGCGACTGGCCGGCCCGCTCCGACTGGAAGGAGACCCGGCAGTTTTACCGCGGCGGCGCGGCCTCCTTGTGGGCGCGCGGGGCGGTGCCCTTTTTCGTGGGCGGCGACCATGCCGTCACCATCCCTCTGGGCGAGGCGCTGGCGGAACTGAAGCGTCCCGTGCACGTGATTCAAGTCGACGCCCATCCCGACCTCTATCCCGAGTTCGGTGGAGATCGCGACAGCCACGCCTGCACCGCTTCGCGCCTGCTGGAGCAGGACCACGTGGCCTCGCTGACTCAGATCGGCGTGCGGGCCTTCGACAGCCTGCAGCGCCGCCAGGCCGAGGACTGGGGCGACCGCCTCAAGATCATCGAGGCTGGAGCGAGCGGCGCGGAGTCGAGCACTTCCTTGCCCTACCCCCAGTGGATCCCCGAGGACGCGCTGGTTTACCTGACCCTTGACATCGATGCCCTCGATCCGGCCTTCGCTCCAGGAGTCTCGCATCCCGTACCCGGCGGCCTCAATAGCCGCCAAATGCTCGACTGGCTGGGCCGCTTTCCCTGGAGGCTGGCCGGCATGGACCTGGTAGAGGTCAATCCCTCCCGCGACCTCAACGACCTCACTTCCATCACCGCCGCCCGTCTGCTCCACCAGGCCATGGCCTCGCAAGCTGAGCGGGCGCCGATCCGTTAAAATGAGGACATGAAGATTTCTTCTCTGATCTTGCTCGCTTCCATCCTGACCCTTCCAGTAGCGGCGCAGAGCCAACAGGAAAGCGCCGTCAGGGCCTTCGGAGGATCGCCCGACCTGGAGCGGGCCTCCACCCGCGTGGTCTTCTTCGACACCGCCAATCAGCGCTTCCTGGGCGAAGTCGAGATCGCCTACGGACGCCCGGAATGGCGGCAGGACTATGAAGACTCCGAGAACTTCGACGCCGTGACCGAAGGCAAGCAGATTCGTTTTGGAAAGAACTTCTGGGCCAGCCTGGACACCAATGTCCCGCTCAAGATGAACGGCCTAGAAGTGGGTCCCGGTCTCTACTACTTAGGGATCTCGCGAAACCAAGATGATGAGTGGCATCTCCTCCTCTTCGATCCCGCCAGGGTGCGAGCTGAACGCCTGGACGCTTCCCAGACGCCTCAGGCCGCTCCCGCCCAGCGGATTCCCATGACCAAGTCGGTGAGCGGGATCGAGAAGGAAGAACTGACCGTCTCTTTTTCCTACGACCAGAGCGATCCCGGCAAGATGTCTCTGCGCATCGAGTGGGGACCCCACCAACTCACGGCGCCCGTCATCGTCGATTTGGGGAATTAGGTTGAGGACGAGTTTGGCGAGACGGTCATAGGGGTGGGAACCGTCTCGCCAAACTCTCTCCCGCTAGGGACTTGAGCCTGCTTCCGCCTACTGGCGGCCGCGGCGGATCAGGATGTTTCCGGCCGCCGTGTCGAGGCGCACCAGGGTGCCTCCACCGTTGACGTGGTAGACGGCGTGGACGTATCCCGAGTCCTCGTCGTATTCGTAGCTGGCGGCTTCGAAATCGGACTGGATGTCGTAGCGCTGCCCGCCCCGGCGGTTGCGGCTGAACCATCCGCCGCCTTCGTTGGCGTCCTTGATTTCGGCTTCGATGGTCACGCCGTTGCCGCCCGACAGGTAGAGTTCGATGTCGCCGCCGGCGGTGCTGAGTTGGCTGCGCTGCGTGCCTTCGGGGGTGAGTTCCACGCGGACGGTGCCGCCCGCCGTCTTGGCTTCAACCGAACCGGTGACCTGGCGCAGATCCACGTCGCCTCCTGCGGTCTTGGCCACCACATGACCGTATCCGGCTCCCAGTTCGACGTCGCCTCCGGCCGTCTTCATCTCGACGCTGCCCGAGACGACTTCGGCACGCACGTCTCCGCCGGCCGTGGACAGTTCGGCGTCGCCGCCTACGTTCCCGACTTCGACCGATCCGCCCGAGGTCTTGGCTACCAGGCGTCCGCCCACGTTGCGGACTTCGATGTCGCCGCCCGAGGTCTTCAGTTCGGCCTCGGACTGGACGTTGCCGGCCTTGATGTCGCCTCCGGCCGTCTTCAATTCGGCCACGCCGCCGATGTCGCCCACGTCGATGTCGCCTCCGGCCGTGCGTCCAGTCACCCGGCCCATGATGTTGCCGTTGATGGTGACGTCGCCTCCGGCCGTGGAGAGATCGATATTCATGGTATCGGGGAGATCGATTTCGAACCGCTCTCCTCCTCCGTCTCCCCACCAGCGTCCCCCGCGGGAGCGGAGTTTTGAAGGACGGTATTCAATCATCACTTCGCCGCCACGCTGAGAAGTCTGAAGGGCTTCAACGTCCCTCAAACCGTGGGCGCGGACGGCCAGGCGGCTGCCGGCCCCGGCGTTGATGATTACGTCTCCGCGCTCGACTTCCAATCTCAGCGTGTCTTGCGAGCTGACCTGAAAGTCGCGCGATTCCACTTGGGCCAAGGCCGGTACAACCAGCGCCAGGGCCACCATCAAAGCACTTACGATTGCTGCATTTCTCTTCATGACTCTCTCATCCTCATTCAAAAATCGTTGGTTCGTTTCCTTTATCGGTCCGGACGCCGCATAAGACCTGCCGGGCGGCAAAAGGGTTGGGGGCACCTCTTCAAAGGGAGGGGATTCGATACCATGTGCGGGTGGAAAAGGTGCTGATCATCTGGAATCCTCTCTCGGGGCGAACCCACTTCGACCGCCGCCGCAGCCTGCTTGAAACCTTCATGAGCCACGGGGTGCGGGCGGAGGTGCGGCGCTTCGACAGCGACAGGCTTTCGGACTGGATCGCCAAGGCCGAGGAGGAAGGCTTGGACGCCGTCTTCGCCGGCGGCGGCGACGGCACCGTCAGCGCCGTAGCCGCCCAGGTCAGCCGCAGCAATCTGCCCTTGGGAATCATCCCGCTGGGCACCTTCAATCACTTCGCCCGCGATCTCGGACTACCGCTGGACTGGAAGAAAGCGGTGGCTTCCCTGCTGCAGGGGCGAGTCCAGCGGATCGATATGGGAGAAGTCAACGGCCGGCGCTTTCTCAACAACTCGTCTATCGGGCTCTACCCGCTGCTGGTGAGCATCCGCGAGCGGGAACGCAAGGCGCGCAGGGCAGGAAAGCTGTTCGCCACCTCGCTGGCCTTCCTGCGGGTGCTGGTGCGCTTCCGCCTGCGCAAGGTGCGAATCGCCGCGGGCGACTTCACCGTCACCAGCCGCACGCCCTTTGTGTTCGTGGGCAACAACCTCTACGACCTGTCGCTGATGCATTTCGGAAGACGCCGCGCCCTCGATCAAGGGCGGCTGACTCTCTACTTGGCCCGCTGCCGCACGCGCCGCTCGGTCTTTCGGCTGGCCTTGCGGACTCTCTTCAACCGACTGATTCAAGACCGCGACTTTCAGTCCCGCCAGGTCGACCAGGTCAAGGTCACCACCCGGCGCAAGCGCCTCATGGTCTCCCTCGACGGCGAGGTCTACAAGCTCAACTCCCCTCTCCATTACCGCTCCCTGGCCGGAGCCCTGGCGGTCCTGCTGCCTGAAGACAGGGTAAAATAGCCGCGGAGAAGCATGACGACGCTGGCCCACATTTCAGACCTTCACTTCGGGGCCGAAGACCCCGAAGCCATCGAGGCCCTGCTAGAAGATCTGTCTTCCCAGCCTCCCGACCTTGTCATCGTCAGCGGAGATCTCACCCAACGCGCCCGCCGGGCCCAATTCCAAGCCGCCGCCGCTTTCTTGCAGGCCGTTCCGGCCGATGTCCTGGTGGTGCCGGGCAATCACGACATCTCCCTCCACAACCCCATCCGCCGATTTCTGCGTCCTCTCAGGCGCTACCGGCGATACATCAGCGAAGACCTGCAACCTGCCTGCCGGGTTGGGAAGGCTGCCGTTGTGGGGATCAATTCGGCCCGCTCCTTGACCTTCAAGGGCGGACGGGTCTCGCGAAGCCAAATCGAGGCGGTGGCCCGTTTCCTGGCCCGCCAGCCCCGGGAGGTGTGCCGGGTGGTGGTCACCCATCACCAGTTCGTGGTCAGCGCCGAGCACGATCCGCCCGGCGCAGTGGGGCGCAGCCTGATGGCGCTGGAGGTCTTTCGCGAGCAGCGGGTCGACCTGATTCTGGGCGGCCATGCCCACCGCGCCGAGAGTTCCCGCCTGCACCAGCACCTGCCTCACCATGACCATCCCACCGTCGTGGCCCATGCGGGGACGGCTACCTCCAAGCGCCTGCGCGGCCAATCCAACTCCTACAACCGCATCCTCATCAGCGACAGCGAGATCGAGATCCAGATCCGCCGTTTGCAGTCCTCGGCCTTTCAATCCTCAGGCTCCCGCACCTTCGCCCGTGGGTGATGTGCCCCGCTCTCAGCGGCTGCCCGAGGTGTCTTCGGCTTGGGCGAAGGCTTTGAGGACCTCTCGTGTCAGGTCCCAGCGGTTGAAGCCCTGGCGTCCGAAGTCGAGGCCGCGGCGCACGATGACGACCTCGTGGGAAGGCACGACGATGACGTATTGGCCGCGGTTTCCGGCGGTGGAGTAGGCCGTCCTGGGGACGTCGCTGCGGTCGTCCGGCACCAGCCACCACTGGCCTCCGTAGAAATTCCCGCGCTCCCGGGTGGCGGGCGCCGGTGTGCGTACGAACTCAATCCAATCCCGCGAAATGAGCCTTTCACCGTTCCAGGTGCCGCCGTTGAGGTAAAGCAGTCCGAAGCGGGCCAGATCGCGGGCAGTGGTATAGACCTGGCTGCTGAGGATGAAGTCGCCGAAGCGGTCCACTCCCGGGACGGTGTTGCGCATTCCGATCCTGTCCAGCAGGGCCGCGCGGGGAAACTCCAGGTAGACCTGATCATCGCCGATGACCTGTTTCATGGCGTAGACGGCCAACAGAGTGTCGTAGTTCTCGTAGTCCCAGTAGGTGCCCGGTTCCCGTATCAGTCCGCGGTTGCGGGCGCCGCGGGCGGAACTGGCTCCGGCCCAATAGGCCAATCCCGATCCGGTGGCGTATTCCAATCCGTTGTCGACGGGATAGAGTCCGCTCGACATGTTCAGGACATGGCGCAGGGTGATCTTCTTGCGGGGGTCGGACTCAGGGGAGCGGGCGCGGGGCAGCCACTCGATGTCAAGCGGCTCGTCCAGCGACAGCTTTCCCTGGTCGACCAGGATTCCGATCAGCGTCACGGCGATGCTCTTGGCGGTCGACCAGGTGCGGGTTTTGGTGAGGTAGTCGACGCCGGGGGCATAACGTTCCAGCAGGATGCGTCCGCGGTGAACCACGATGAGGCTGAGAGTCACCTGTTCCAGGGTCCCGTGGGTCTCGCGGTCAAAGGCCCACTCGGCGGCGCTATCTAGAGCTCCTTGGTCGACCTGCTCAGGCCAAGCCTCTTCGGGGATCAAATCGCCGTCCGGCCATTCGATCTCAGCGGGGTCACCGGGCGCAGGAGGCGTCTTCAGCACGGGCAAGGAGTCGATGTCGTCCAAGGTCTGATCGGGTGCCAAGACGATGCACCCCAGCCCTTCGCGATAGGCGGCCCGCATGGCGGGAAGGCTGTCGCCAAGCCCCACCGCCACGGCCCGTCTTTGCGAATCGATGAGATAGTCCTCGGTCTCGACTTCACCCAGCCGTCCGCTGATGTACGCCAGTTCCTGCGAGAACACCTGCTCCAGCGTCCGCTGAGAGGTAAAGAGACCGTTGCACATCATAAAAGCCTGTACACCGCGGGTGATCAGGGCCTTGTTGTGCTGCCAGTAATCGAAGTTCTCTTGCTGCTGCGCCGTTGAAGTGGCGGAGAAGAGGAGAAAGACAATAACGGAAAGCGACCAGCGTCTCATGGTTCTGCCCCTGTTTTGGATGCTGACAAGA
The Acidobacteriota bacterium genome window above contains:
- a CDS encoding arginase family protein → MIPFAGCFQPKHRQPREGDLVFVGLPEDSRSSFARGAAAAPRRLREAYDGRCFNSSSESGVDLAGRVLDLSDWPARSDWKETRQFYRGGAASLWARGAVPFFVGGDHAVTIPLGEALAELKRPVHVIQVDAHPDLYPEFGGDRDSHACTASRLLEQDHVASLTQIGVRAFDSLQRRQAEDWGDRLKIIEAGASGAESSTSLPYPQWIPEDALVYLTLDIDALDPAFAPGVSHPVPGGLNSRQMLDWLGRFPWRLAGMDLVEVNPSRDLNDLTSITAARLLHQAMASQAERAPIR
- a CDS encoding DUF2911 domain-containing protein, with translation MKISSLILLASILTLPVAAQSQQESAVRAFGGSPDLERASTRVVFFDTANQRFLGEVEIAYGRPEWRQDYEDSENFDAVTEGKQIRFGKNFWASLDTNVPLKMNGLEVGPGLYYLGISRNQDDEWHLLLFDPARVRAERLDASQTPQAAPAQRIPMTKSVSGIEKEELTVSFSYDQSDPGKMSLRIEWGPHQLTAPVIVDLGN
- a CDS encoding DUF4097 family beta strand repeat-containing protein; protein product: MKRNAAIVSALMVALALVVPALAQVESRDFQVSSQDTLRLEVERGDVIINAGAGSRLAVRAHGLRDVEALQTSQRGGEVMIEYRPSKLRSRGGRWWGDGGGERFEIDLPDTMNIDLSTAGGDVTINGNIMGRVTGRTAGGDIDVGDIGGVAELKTAGGDIKAGNVQSEAELKTSGGDIEVRNVGGRLVAKTSGGSVEVGNVGGDAELSTAGGDVRAEVVSGSVEMKTAGGDVELGAGYGHVVAKTAGGDVDLRQVTGSVEAKTAGGTVRVELTPEGTQRSQLSTAGGDIELYLSGGNGVTIEAEIKDANEGGGWFSRNRRGGQRYDIQSDFEAASYEYDEDSGYVHAVYHVNGGGTLVRLDTAAGNILIRRGRQ
- a CDS encoding diacylglycerol kinase family protein translates to MRVEKVLIIWNPLSGRTHFDRRRSLLETFMSHGVRAEVRRFDSDRLSDWIAKAEEEGLDAVFAGGGDGTVSAVAAQVSRSNLPLGIIPLGTFNHFARDLGLPLDWKKAVASLLQGRVQRIDMGEVNGRRFLNNSSIGLYPLLVSIRERERKARRAGKLFATSLAFLRVLVRFRLRKVRIAAGDFTVTSRTPFVFVGNNLYDLSLMHFGRRRALDQGRLTLYLARCRTRRSVFRLALRTLFNRLIQDRDFQSRQVDQVKVTTRRKRLMVSLDGEVYKLNSPLHYRSLAGALAVLLPEDRVK
- a CDS encoding metallophosphoesterase; amino-acid sequence: MTTLAHISDLHFGAEDPEAIEALLEDLSSQPPDLVIVSGDLTQRARRAQFQAAAAFLQAVPADVLVVPGNHDISLHNPIRRFLRPLRRYRRYISEDLQPACRVGKAAVVGINSARSLTFKGGRVSRSQIEAVARFLARQPREVCRVVVTHHQFVVSAEHDPPGAVGRSLMALEVFREQRVDLILGGHAHRAESSRLHQHLPHHDHPTVVAHAGTATSKRLRGQSNSYNRILISDSEIEIQIRRLQSSAFQSSGSRTFARG
- a CDS encoding serine hydrolase, whose amino-acid sequence is MRRWSLSVIVFLLFSATSTAQQQENFDYWQHNKALITRGVQAFMMCNGLFTSQRTLEQVFSQELAYISGRLGEVETEDYLIDSQRRAVAVGLGDSLPAMRAAYREGLGCIVLAPDQTLDDIDSLPVLKTPPAPGDPAEIEWPDGDLIPEEAWPEQVDQGALDSAAEWAFDRETHGTLEQVTLSLIVVHRGRILLERYAPGVDYLTKTRTWSTAKSIAVTLIGILVDQGKLSLDEPLDIEWLPRARSPESDPRKKITLRHVLNMSSGLYPVDNGLEYATGSGLAYWAGASSARGARNRGLIREPGTYWDYENYDTLLAVYAMKQVIGDDQVYLEFPRAALLDRIGMRNTVPGVDRFGDFILSSQVYTTARDLARFGLLYLNGGTWNGERLISRDWIEFVRTPAPATRERGNFYGGQWWLVPDDRSDVPRTAYSTAGNRGQYVIVVPSHEVVIVRRGLDFGRQGFNRWDLTREVLKAFAQAEDTSGSR